A genomic region of Zea mays cultivar B73 chromosome 6, Zm-B73-REFERENCE-NAM-5.0, whole genome shotgun sequence contains the following coding sequences:
- the LOC100279040 gene encoding Early nodulin-93 (The RefSeq protein has 1 substitution compared to this genomic sequence), protein MPSTVNSASLDQNLELAKQCSREAALAGFKAAAVATVASAVPTLASVRMLPWAKANINPAGQALIVSTVAGMAYFIAADKKILSLARQHSYENAPEHLKDTSFQGTGRPHPGFFRP, encoded by the exons ATGCCGTCCACCGTGAACTCCGCGTCCCTCGACCAGAACCTTGAGCTCGCCAAGCAATGCTCGCGAG AGGCCGCCCTCGCAGGGTTCAAGGCAGCAGCTGTCGCGACCGTCGCCTCTGCAGTTCCCACC CTGGTTAGCGTCAGGATGCTGCCATGGGCCAAGGCCAACATCAACCCCGCTGGCCAGGCCCTCATCGTCTCCACAG TTGCTGGCATGGCGTACTTCATCGCGGCGGACAAGAAGATCCTCTCGCTGGCGAGGCAGCACTCGTACGAGAACGCGCCGGAGCACCTCAAGGACACCTCCTTCCAGGGCACCGGCCGTCCGCACCCAGGGTTCTTCAGGCCTTGA